The DNA window CGATCCTTCACTCCAGACGTACCTCGCTCTCTTCATCGGGCTCAAGCAGGCGCATGGGATTAAGACCGTCCGTTTCTATGCGATAGGAGTGATCTGGATCTTCGACCACACCCAGTCTCAGCCGGAAAGGTGTCATCTCGCCACTGGAAAAAAAGACAAGGTCCGGTTGAGCCTCCTCCTCGTCCTCTTCCTTTGTTGGCATACGGGGCGGATCAGTTTCTGTTTCCACTTCTACCGTTAAGCCCTCGTCCCAGGTTCGGGCTGAGAAAGGTTTCTGCAACTGTGCTAGCCAGGTTTGATCCTCTGGTTGATAGCGCAGGAAGCTTATCCGGTTATCCTCGACCTTCACGCCAATCTCAGCGTTATCCAGCAAGGCGCGTTCACTTGCAACCTGGAGGACAATGAACAGATCGCGGGTCTGCCGTTCCAGCTCGCGACGCTGGGATGAATCCCCCAAGCTGAAAACGGCTACCGCCGCCAAGACGCCCAGGATGACGATGACGACCAGTATTTCGATTAAGGTAAAGCCTCGTTGCCGCGTCAAAAGGGGCAAAGCGGGTTACTCGATTTCCCAGATGTTCAGGTCCGCAGCGTCACCTTCGCCACCTTCTCGACCGTCCGCACCATAGGAAATCAGGTCATAGGCGCGGGTCATACCTGGGCTGGAGTAATCATAAGGGTTATCCCATGGATCTCGCGGGACCGAGGGCATGTACCCATCCGGGTTCCAGTTGCGAGGTTCCGGCGTACCTGTTGGCTTCTCAACCAGTGCATTGAGCCCCTGCTCGGTGCTGGGATAGCGATTGTTATCAAGCTTATACAGATCCAGTGCGTTACTGACCTGCTTCATCTGGGTCTTGGCAACCGTTACCCGGGCCTGGTCACTCCGGCCCATGAGGTTCGGGGCTACAACCGCCACCAGCAACCCCAGAATTACCATTACCACCATTATTTCAATAAGCGTAAAACCGCCGTTACGAAAAGTCTGTTTCATTCTAACCTACCAGATTGCTCATATTTAGAATCGGCAACATTATCGCCAATACGATTATCAATACAACCAGCCCCATCACCAACAACATCATCGGCTCAAACAGGCCAACCATGGTCGCCATCTTGCTCTGCAGGTCGTTTTCCTGGCTTCGGGCCGTCCGCTCCAGCATCTGGTCCAGCTCGCCGCTAGCCTCGCCGCTTGCGATCATGTGGAGCATCATCGGCGGGAAGTATCCGGTCTGCTCCAGTGAGCGTTTGAGTGACGATCCCTCACTGACGCGTTGAGTAGCTTCCTTGAGCTGTGCCTTCAGGTGCTCATTGGAAAGCACTTCACCAGCGATACGCATTGCGTCCACCAGCGGAACGCCACTTGTGCTCAAGATGCTGAGCGTACTTGCAAACCTTGCGGTGTTAAGACCGCGGGACATCTTGGAGATTCCCGGCACATGTAAAAGCCAGTGGTGAAACCGCAACTGCATGGCCGGTTTCGTCAGGGCATAGCGAAATCCAAACGCAGCCAGCACGATAACGACAGCGAGATAAGGCCCAAATGTCATCAGGAAGCCGCTGACCGCCAAGAGTCCTTCGGTAAGCGCTGGCAGTTTCTGGCCGCTGCGGACAAAGACATCAATGATGTCTGGCACCACGTAAGTCAGCAGAAACACAACGATCGATAGGGCTACGACTGTCAGGATAATGGGGTAAATCGCAGCCAGCTGAATCTTTTGCCGTGCTTCCTGACGCTGCTCGGTGTAGTCGGCAAGCCGGTTAAGAACCAGATCAAGGTGCCCGGCATGCTCTCCCGCTGCCACTGTCGACCGGTACAGCTTAGGAAACGCCGATGAGAACTCACCCAGGCTGTCGGCGAGGGTATAGCCTTCCAGAACCCTCGCGCGGACTGACAGCATCATGCTTTTCAGCGCTGGTTTTTCGGATTGACTCGCAACTGCTGAGAGAGCCTGCTCAATCGGAATGCCGGACTGGATCAGTGTCGCCAGCTGCCGGGTCAGCAGCGCGAGGTCCCGGGCGTTGAGGCTACCTTTGCGCTGGAATAGCCGGGGCTGGTGCTGCTTGTCCGCAGCTGTACTGACCTCCAATGGAGCCCAGCCTTTGTCTCTCAGCTGTTGCCGGACCGCGCGGGCGCTATCTGCTTCGATGACGCCTTGACGTTGCTTACCGCGGGCGTCGAGCGCCTTGAAGTCAAATGCTGCCATGGCTAGTCCCGTGGATCGTCCGGCTGTGAACAGCCCC is part of the Hydrocarboniclastica marina genome and encodes:
- the gspH gene encoding type II secretion system minor pseudopilin GspH — encoded protein: MPLLTRQRGFTLIEILVVIVILGVLAAVAVFSLGDSSQRRELERQTRDLFIVLQVASERALLDNAEIGVKVEDNRISFLRYQPEDQTWLAQLQKPFSARTWDEGLTVEVETETDPPRMPTKEEDEEEAQPDLVFFSSGEMTPFRLRLGVVEDPDHSYRIETDGLNPMRLLEPDEESEVRLE
- the gspG gene encoding type II secretion system major pseudopilin GspG, with the protein product MKQTFRNGGFTLIEIMVVMVILGLLVAVVAPNLMGRSDQARVTVAKTQMKQVSNALDLYKLDNNRYPSTEQGLNALVEKPTGTPEPRNWNPDGYMPSVPRDPWDNPYDYSSPGMTRAYDLISYGADGREGGEGDAADLNIWEIE
- the gspF gene encoding type II secretion system inner membrane protein GspF, with product MAAFDFKALDARGKQRQGVIEADSARAVRQQLRDKGWAPLEVSTAADKQHQPRLFQRKGSLNARDLALLTRQLATLIQSGIPIEQALSAVASQSEKPALKSMMLSVRARVLEGYTLADSLGEFSSAFPKLYRSTVAAGEHAGHLDLVLNRLADYTEQRQEARQKIQLAAIYPIILTVVALSIVVFLLTYVVPDIIDVFVRSGQKLPALTEGLLAVSGFLMTFGPYLAVVIVLAAFGFRYALTKPAMQLRFHHWLLHVPGISKMSRGLNTARFASTLSILSTSGVPLVDAMRIAGEVLSNEHLKAQLKEATQRVSEGSSLKRSLEQTGYFPPMMLHMIASGEASGELDQMLERTARSQENDLQSKMATMVGLFEPMMLLVMGLVVLIIVLAIMLPILNMSNLVG